In Halorhabdus tiamatea SARL4B, a genomic segment contains:
- a CDS encoding S1C family serine protease: MPPEELSRRRFLGLLGASTALGAAGCADSPSAETVDPVPSDTGTDDSPELTTDTPDVDAQSRYTDVYRSVSDSVVQIRVITTLGSAGTGSGFVYDDTHLVTNEHVVADAQELYVRYPSTGWRQASVVGTDLHSDLAVLSVDAHPSAADPLSFVDREPAIGTEVVAIGNPYGLSGSVSAGIVSGVDRTLAGPNNFSIPDTIQTDAAVNPGNSGGPLVNLGGEVVGLISAGRGDNIGLAISSALTRRVVPSLIETGSYEHPYLGIGLRDVTPAVARANDLPEISGVYVTQVLEGSPSDGVLQGATGETTVDGRPVPVGGDVITHIEGEPTPISQQLASVLALQTEVGQPATIRVWRDGTAEDLQVTIGSRDDAN; this comes from the coding sequence ATGCCACCGGAAGAACTGTCCCGCCGACGGTTTCTCGGCCTGCTGGGTGCCTCGACAGCACTCGGCGCGGCCGGGTGTGCGGACTCGCCGTCGGCCGAGACGGTCGATCCAGTGCCGTCTGACACCGGGACTGACGACAGTCCGGAACTGACGACAGACACCCCCGATGTGGACGCCCAGTCACGATACACGGACGTCTACCGGTCGGTCAGCGATTCGGTCGTCCAGATCAGGGTCATTACGACCCTCGGCTCCGCCGGGACCGGGAGCGGGTTCGTCTACGACGACACCCATCTGGTGACGAACGAACACGTCGTCGCGGACGCCCAGGAGCTGTACGTTCGCTACCCCTCGACCGGCTGGCGGCAGGCATCCGTCGTCGGAACCGACCTCCACAGTGACCTCGCGGTCCTGTCCGTCGACGCCCATCCGTCGGCCGCCGATCCGCTGTCCTTCGTCGACCGTGAGCCCGCGATTGGCACCGAAGTAGTTGCCATCGGGAATCCATACGGGCTCTCGGGTTCCGTCTCGGCGGGCATCGTCAGCGGCGTCGACCGGACGCTGGCGGGGCCCAACAACTTCTCGATCCCCGACACGATCCAGACGGACGCGGCGGTGAATCCGGGCAATAGCGGCGGCCCCCTGGTCAATCTGGGCGGCGAGGTCGTCGGCCTCATCAGCGCCGGTCGTGGCGACAACATCGGGTTGGCGATCTCCAGCGCGTTGACTCGCAGAGTCGTCCCGAGTCTGATCGAGACCGGTTCCTACGAGCATCCGTATCTCGGGATCGGACTCCGGGACGTCACGCCCGCCGTGGCCAGAGCCAACGACCTCCCGGAGATCTCCGGCGTCTACGTCACGCAGGTCCTCGAGGGCAGCCCGTCGGACGGGGTTCTCCAGGGGGCGACCGGCGAGACGACCGTCGATGGCCGCCCGGTCCCGGTCGGCGGTGACGTGATCACTCACATCGAAGGTGAGCCGACGCCGATCAGCCAGCAGCTGGCGAGCGTCCTCGCCCTCCAGACCGAGGTCGGCCAACCGGCCACGATCCGTGTCTGGCGCGACGGGACCGCCGAAGACCTGCAAGTCACGATCGGGTCCAGAGACGACGCGAACTGA
- a CDS encoding archease, whose protein sequence is MSFTLREHTADVAVEATGETLGDVFGATADGMAAAMYEGDAPEGDRFDLTVTAESREPLLFDYLDELIYQRDVRGVLPVDNRAAVSSSGDVWTVEATAQGVPLQTITAREVKAVTYSEMVLEPTEEGWHAYVVLDV, encoded by the coding sequence GTGAGCTTCACACTCCGGGAACATACGGCTGACGTCGCCGTCGAGGCGACCGGCGAGACGCTCGGTGACGTCTTCGGCGCGACGGCTGACGGCATGGCGGCGGCGATGTACGAGGGGGACGCCCCCGAGGGCGACCGCTTCGATCTCACGGTCACGGCCGAGAGTCGGGAGCCTCTCCTGTTCGATTACCTCGACGAACTCATCTATCAGCGTGACGTCCGCGGCGTTCTCCCCGTCGACAATCGGGCAGCGGTCTCTTCGTCGGGCGACGTCTGGACCGTCGAGGCCACCGCTCAGGGCGTGCCCCTACAAACGATCACTGCCCGGGAGGTAAAGGCCGTCACCTACTCCGAGATGGTCCTCGAGCCGACTGAGGAAGGGTGGCACGCTTACGTCGTCCTCGACGTCTGA
- a CDS encoding NYN domain-containing protein produces MSLLGRLRGDGNGGVGLYVDGPNVFREEFDVDLDDLRAIADEYGRIAAARLYLDEHATPGLIQASEAHGFEVITTSGDVDVKLAVDATRAASEGRIDTLVIASRDTDFKPALEVAADRGCRTVAIAPGEYGRSDALSNTAHESHSLED; encoded by the coding sequence ATGAGCTTGCTGGGCCGTCTCCGGGGCGATGGGAACGGGGGCGTCGGACTCTACGTCGACGGACCGAACGTCTTCCGGGAGGAATTCGACGTCGACCTCGACGACCTGCGCGCGATCGCCGACGAGTACGGCCGAATCGCGGCGGCACGACTCTACCTCGACGAGCACGCGACGCCAGGGCTGATTCAGGCCAGCGAAGCCCACGGCTTCGAGGTGATCACTACCAGCGGCGACGTCGACGTCAAACTCGCCGTCGACGCGACGCGGGCCGCAAGCGAGGGCCGCATCGACACACTGGTGATCGCCTCCCGCGATACTGACTTCAAACCCGCGCTAGAAGTTGCCGCCGACCGGGGCTGTCGAACGGTCGCGATCGCGCCGGGTGAATACGGCCGCTCGGACGCACTCTCGAATACAGCCCACGAGAGTCACTCGCTCGAAGACTGA
- a CDS encoding metal-dependent hydrolase, with product MQLTWHGHSTWSVERGDTRLLIDPFFDNPKTSLSAEDVESPDFVLLTHGHGDHIADVGAFPDATVVATPELAGYIESEHGNETIGMNLGGTVEVGDAFVTMHRADHTNGINTGYEIGSAGMPAGFVISDAEPTRKSDVETTAFYHAGDTGLMTEMRDVIAPFLEPDAAAIPIGDHFTMGPEQAAVAVDWLDVDHAFPMHYDTFPPIEQNADAFAREVKAVGSNAEVHALGGDETFEL from the coding sequence ATGCAACTCACCTGGCACGGTCACTCGACCTGGAGCGTCGAACGTGGAGACACCCGATTGCTGATCGACCCGTTCTTCGACAACCCGAAGACGTCGCTGTCGGCCGAAGACGTCGAGAGTCCCGACTTCGTGCTCCTCACTCACGGCCACGGCGACCACATCGCCGACGTCGGTGCGTTCCCGGACGCGACCGTCGTCGCGACGCCGGAACTCGCCGGCTATATCGAGAGCGAGCACGGCAACGAGACGATCGGGATGAACCTCGGCGGCACCGTCGAGGTCGGCGACGCCTTCGTGACGATGCACCGGGCCGATCACACCAACGGCATCAACACGGGCTACGAGATCGGGTCGGCAGGAATGCCCGCCGGGTTCGTGATCTCAGACGCCGAGCCGACCCGGAAGAGCGACGTCGAGACGACGGCGTTCTACCACGCCGGCGATACCGGGCTGATGACGGAGATGCGCGACGTGATCGCGCCGTTCCTGGAGCCGGACGCCGCGGCCATCCCGATCGGCGATCACTTCACGATGGGACCCGAGCAGGCCGCCGTCGCCGTCGACTGGCTCGACGTCGATCACGCGTTCCCGATGCATTACGACACGTTCCCGCCGATCGAACAGAACGCCGACGCGTTCGCTCGCGAAGTGAAAGCCGTCGGCAGTAACGCCGAGGTACACGCTCTCGGCGGCGACGAGACGTTCGAACTCTGA
- a CDS encoding YqaA family protein: MIAALPLVIVGDLLLVVFGWLPDAFAASSGLFAGFYTVLEDMVRSATGPLGLAVIAVYSFLIAFVLPLPSEVVLAPAGHMRLGVPDDVTLALIILVSGLGKAAGSVFAFHIGQEAKEYGPLVRRIKESRFDVIEWSERKTVQLAREFGYVGLALALSVPFFPDTISIYAFTILERDYGKFALATFVGSVGRLLVTIGLVGGGAVVFL, encoded by the coding sequence GTGATTGCTGCCCTCCCGCTCGTGATCGTCGGTGATCTCCTCCTCGTTGTCTTCGGTTGGCTCCCGGACGCCTTCGCGGCCAGTAGTGGTCTTTTCGCCGGATTTTACACAGTCCTCGAGGACATGGTGCGGTCAGCGACTGGTCCGCTCGGACTGGCCGTGATTGCCGTCTATTCGTTTCTGATCGCGTTCGTGTTACCGCTCCCGAGTGAGGTCGTCTTGGCTCCAGCCGGCCACATGCGACTGGGCGTGCCCGACGACGTGACGCTCGCGCTCATCATCCTCGTCAGCGGGCTCGGGAAGGCCGCCGGGAGCGTCTTCGCCTTCCACATCGGCCAGGAGGCTAAAGAGTACGGTCCGCTGGTCAGACGGATCAAGGAGTCCCGGTTCGACGTCATCGAGTGGTCCGAGCGCAAGACCGTTCAGCTCGCCAGGGAGTTCGGGTACGTCGGGCTGGCGCTTGCGCTGTCGGTCCCGTTCTTCCCCGATACGATCTCCATCTACGCGTTTACGATCCTCGAACGGGACTACGGCAAGTTCGCGCTGGCGACCTTCGTCGGCAGCGTCGGCCGACTGCTGGTGACGATCGGGCTCGTCGGCGGCGGTGCTGTCGTCTTCTTGTGA
- a CDS encoding GNAT family N-acetyltransferase, with translation MSVTVEATRVERGDDEFVDAAWKLKEDIRAEEGILRQRRRFFEDAYRRSTVYVYYNRGHDPNLIGFAAVRRDGYMLFLAVDSAYRNKGFGKRLIARAVENYESVSCHARTTNQSAMQFYRHIGFEVQRRIDNYYEDGGDAYYLSLGDDDGIIDRLQGLLSR, from the coding sequence GTGAGCGTCACCGTCGAAGCGACACGGGTCGAACGCGGCGACGACGAGTTCGTCGACGCCGCCTGGAAGCTCAAAGAAGACATCAGAGCAGAGGAAGGGATTTTGCGCCAGCGACGACGCTTCTTCGAAGACGCCTATCGTCGCTCGACGGTCTACGTCTATTACAACCGAGGACACGACCCGAACCTCATCGGGTTCGCGGCAGTTCGACGTGACGGGTACATGCTCTTTCTCGCGGTCGATTCGGCCTATCGAAACAAGGGATTCGGCAAGCGTCTCATCGCCAGAGCCGTCGAGAACTACGAGTCCGTCTCCTGTCACGCGCGGACGACCAACCAGTCCGCCATGCAGTTCTATCGCCACATCGGCTTCGAGGTCCAGCGGCGCATCGACAACTATTACGAGGACGGCGGCGACGCCTACTACCTCTCGCTCGGTGACGACGACGGCATCATCGACCGGCTGCAGGGGCTGCTCTCGCGATAG
- the mfnA gene encoding tyrosine decarboxylase MfnA, whose translation MQRAEPQDFGRVLSSMCTEPHPAAREAAERFLATNPGDPGTYQTVSNLERQAVELLGEMTGLGDPAGYVTSGGTEANIQAVRIARNRAETADPNVVVPDSAHFSFSKAAEMLDVELRRVPTVDYRADVEAMADAIDDDTVAVVGVAGTTEYGHVDPIPALADLAQSADALMHVDAAFGGFYLPFTDFAWHFGHAEIDTMTIDPHKVGQAAVPAGGFLARSSDLLDELAIDTPYLESRSQVTLTGTRSGAGVASAVAAMEALWPDGYRQQYHTSMDNAEWLADALEDRGYTVVGPELPLLAADVSLSLIEQLRERGWRVTKTGAGEMRVVCMPHVTRSMLRSFVADLDWY comes from the coding sequence ATGCAGCGAGCCGAGCCGCAGGACTTCGGACGCGTTCTCTCCTCGATGTGCACCGAACCACATCCAGCGGCTCGCGAGGCGGCAGAGCGGTTCCTCGCGACGAACCCGGGCGATCCCGGGACCTACCAGACGGTCAGCAATCTCGAACGCCAGGCCGTCGAGCTCCTCGGGGAGATGACTGGACTGGGCGACCCCGCTGGCTACGTCACCAGCGGCGGGACCGAGGCCAACATCCAGGCGGTCCGGATCGCACGAAACCGTGCCGAGACCGCGGATCCAAACGTCGTCGTGCCCGACAGCGCCCACTTCAGCTTCAGCAAGGCCGCCGAGATGCTCGACGTCGAGTTACGTCGCGTCCCGACGGTCGACTACCGGGCGGACGTCGAGGCGATGGCCGACGCGATCGACGACGACACCGTCGCGGTCGTCGGCGTCGCCGGCACGACCGAGTACGGCCACGTCGATCCGATTCCGGCACTGGCTGACCTGGCGCAGTCTGCCGACGCGCTGATGCACGTCGACGCCGCCTTCGGCGGATTTTACCTCCCGTTTACCGACTTCGCGTGGCACTTCGGTCACGCCGAGATCGACACCATGACGATCGACCCGCACAAGGTCGGTCAGGCAGCGGTCCCCGCCGGCGGCTTTCTCGCGCGTTCGAGCGACCTGCTGGACGAACTCGCGATCGACACGCCGTACCTGGAATCGCGCTCACAGGTGACGCTGACCGGTACCCGTAGCGGCGCGGGCGTCGCCAGTGCCGTCGCCGCGATGGAAGCGCTGTGGCCCGATGGCTACCGACAGCAGTATCACACCTCGATGGACAACGCCGAGTGGCTCGCCGACGCGCTCGAGGATCGGGGCTATACGGTCGTCGGTCCCGAACTCCCGCTTTTGGCGGCCGATGTCTCGCTATCGTTGATCGAGCAGTTACGCGAGCGTGGCTGGCGGGTCACCAAGACCGGGGCCGGCGAGATGCGAGTCGTGTGTATGCCCCACGTCACGCGGTCGATGCTCCGGTCGTTCGTCGCCGATCTCGACTGGTATTGA
- a CDS encoding DUF502 domain-containing protein, whose protein sequence is MPGRIQPPHRGDIHDRLKQALVTGLTLTVPLLITVVVVSFIWGFIFGTLQPLTGTLQRVLGISGDTPEILLQIVSLLVVVVLVVIIGFLADSYSGAKAAEQRFDRAMGAIPGIGSVYQTFNEMSELVFDADTESFQEIKLVEFPTEGSYATGFVTAETPEDIQRQTGHEDMLTIYVPLAPNPLMGGYVLHVSPDRCIDVDMSVEEGLKTIMTSGVAIGDTDTVEAAPLEYSDSLPDGIVQAGWFSSGDRDDEEPSGDATSSAEDRQGEGS, encoded by the coding sequence ATGCCTGGACGAATACAGCCGCCTCATCGGGGGGACATCCACGACCGGTTGAAACAGGCACTGGTCACCGGACTGACGCTGACTGTTCCGCTTTTGATCACCGTCGTCGTGGTGAGTTTCATCTGGGGGTTCATTTTCGGGACGCTCCAGCCATTGACCGGGACACTCCAGCGCGTCCTCGGTATCAGTGGCGATACCCCGGAGATCCTGCTCCAGATCGTCTCTTTGCTCGTCGTGGTTGTACTCGTCGTAATCATCGGCTTCCTCGCGGACTCGTACTCCGGCGCGAAAGCCGCCGAACAACGCTTCGACCGGGCGATGGGGGCCATCCCGGGTATCGGCAGCGTCTATCAGACGTTCAACGAGATGAGCGAATTAGTGTTCGACGCCGACACCGAGAGCTTTCAGGAGATCAAACTCGTCGAGTTCCCCACTGAAGGATCGTACGCGACCGGGTTCGTGACGGCCGAAACTCCCGAAGACATCCAACGCCAGACCGGCCACGAGGACATGTTGACGATCTACGTTCCGCTGGCTCCGAATCCACTCATGGGTGGCTACGTGCTTCACGTTTCTCCAGACCGGTGTATCGACGTGGACATGAGCGTCGAAGAAGGGCTCAAGACGATCATGACCAGCGGCGTCGCCATCGGCGATACGGACACGGTCGAGGCGGCCCCGCTGGAGTATTCCGATAGCCTGCCCGACGGGATCGTCCAAGCCGGGTGGTTCTCCAGTGGTGACAGGGATGACGAAGAACCGTCTGGAGATGCTACGTCATCGGCCGAGGACAGACAGGGTGAGGGGTCGTGA
- a CDS encoding TatD family hydrolase, which yields MTAELDTPILDNHLHLDPDHGRGIDAVEDFARAGGTHLLVVNKPSWMLEDVGDDEAVFRAVFETTIDAVERASEVLPGRAWPVLGVHPALISKLTGRGYTPPEARDIMQAGLDVAAEYVADGPALALKSGRPHYDVGDPIWEASNDVMKHAFELGAETGSAVQLHTESGQDFTEVAEWAEERGLPAKRVVKHYSEGRLDGPTASVLADRDELEIAAEEAEPFLMETDFIDDPDRPGAVLGPKTVPRRVEWMREEGYDDAIRTAHVETPAAVYGIDLEATL from the coding sequence ATGACTGCCGAACTCGACACGCCGATCCTGGATAATCACCTCCATCTCGATCCCGACCACGGCCGTGGAATCGACGCCGTCGAGGACTTCGCCCGTGCCGGCGGGACGCACCTGCTGGTCGTCAACAAACCGTCCTGGATGCTCGAGGATGTCGGCGACGACGAGGCGGTCTTTCGGGCGGTCTTCGAGACGACCATCGACGCCGTCGAGCGGGCCTCCGAGGTACTCCCCGGTCGCGCCTGGCCGGTGCTGGGCGTCCATCCCGCACTGATCTCGAAGCTGACGGGCCGCGGCTATACGCCGCCAGAGGCGCGCGATATCATGCAAGCCGGCCTCGACGTCGCGGCGGAGTACGTCGCCGACGGCCCGGCGCTCGCGCTCAAATCCGGTCGGCCCCACTACGACGTCGGCGACCCGATCTGGGAGGCATCCAACGACGTGATGAAACACGCCTTCGAGCTGGGTGCCGAGACTGGCTCGGCCGTCCAACTCCACACCGAGAGCGGCCAAGACTTCACCGAAGTTGCCGAGTGGGCCGAAGAACGTGGCCTGCCGGCTAAACGCGTCGTCAAGCACTACTCGGAGGGGCGTCTCGACGGCCCGACGGCGAGCGTCCTCGCCGACAGGGACGAACTGGAAATAGCGGCCGAGGAAGCTGAACCGTTCCTGATGGAGACTGATTTCATCGACGACCCCGACCGTCCGGGGGCGGTGCTCGGCCCGAAGACCGTCCCCCGACGTGTCGAGTGGATGCGCGAGGAAGGATACGACGACGCGATCCGGACGGCCCACGTCGAAACGCCCGCCGCAGTCTACGGAATCGACCTCGAAGCCACGCTGTGA
- the priS gene encoding DNA primase small subunit PriS: protein MEERTRAYLRGRFGDHYRRTDPLPPPDAHEREWGYIPWTDSPGETMVRHQSLLDLGDLESFLARERPRHVYFSAGRYTDPGAGSMGAKDWRGSDVVFDLDADHLPSVDPTAATYAEMLAACKDALVRLLDFLEDDFGFDDLTIVFSGGRGYHVHVRDDGIQHLEREARREIVDYVRGIGLDLDGLVTTEMRGNVTARTLRTEGGWGKRVHDELLAFVDDVESLPEDQAMARLQELEGIGEGRAKTIYGAIEANRAAIEDGNMEAGGPGIRKLVEAITGDVVDEQNAPIDEPVTTDTNRLIRLPGSLHGGSGLAVRKLTREELADFDPLVDAVPETFVGHDITVEVTDPGEVSLGGDSFTLPEGVTSVPEYLGVFLMSRGRAEKGQE from the coding sequence ATGGAGGAGCGAACCCGCGCGTATCTCCGCGGCCGGTTCGGTGACCACTATCGACGGACCGATCCACTGCCGCCGCCGGACGCCCACGAACGCGAGTGGGGGTACATCCCGTGGACGGACAGCCCCGGCGAGACGATGGTTCGCCACCAGTCGCTGCTGGATCTGGGCGACCTCGAATCGTTCCTCGCCAGGGAGCGACCCCGCCACGTCTACTTCTCGGCTGGCCGATACACCGACCCGGGAGCCGGGTCGATGGGCGCAAAGGACTGGCGGGGCTCTGACGTCGTCTTCGATCTCGACGCCGATCACTTGCCGTCGGTCGATCCCACCGCAGCCACCTACGCCGAGATGCTCGCCGCCTGCAAGGACGCACTCGTTCGGCTGCTTGACTTCCTCGAGGACGACTTCGGATTCGATGACCTGACGATCGTGTTCTCGGGCGGTCGTGGCTATCACGTCCACGTTCGCGACGACGGGATTCAACACCTAGAGCGCGAGGCCAGACGGGAAATCGTCGATTACGTCCGCGGGATCGGCCTCGACCTGGACGGCCTCGTCACCACCGAGATGCGCGGGAACGTGACGGCTCGAACGCTCCGGACAGAGGGGGGCTGGGGCAAGCGCGTCCACGACGAACTGCTCGCGTTCGTCGACGACGTCGAGTCGCTACCCGAAGACCAGGCGATGGCGCGACTACAGGAACTCGAGGGGATCGGCGAGGGGCGGGCGAAGACGATCTACGGCGCGATCGAGGCCAATCGCGCGGCGATCGAAGACGGAAACATGGAGGCGGGTGGGCCAGGGATTCGCAAACTCGTCGAGGCGATCACGGGCGACGTCGTCGACGAGCAGAACGCCCCAATCGACGAACCGGTCACGACCGATACGAACCGACTCATCCGACTTCCGGGCAGCCTCCACGGCGGGAGCGGGCTCGCTGTCAGGAAACTCACACGCGAGGAACTCGCTGACTTCGACCCACTGGTCGACGCCGTCCCGGAGACGTTTGTCGGTCACGACATCACCGTCGAAGTGACAGATCCCGGTGAGGTTTCCCTCGGTGGCGATAGCTTTACACTCCCGGAGGGAGTTACTTCCGTTCCGGAGTACCTCGGCGTGTTCCTCATGAGTCGCGGGCGCGCCGAGAAGGGCCAGGAGTGA